One segment of Xanthomonas oryzae pv. oryzae DNA contains the following:
- the imuA gene encoding translesion DNA synthesis-associated protein ImuA produces the protein MSEPVQLRQHGNAAVAMPLDALLAARTVWRAGQGRATVNGGESTGHAALDALLPDGGWPRRALTELLLPAHGIGEIALLLPTLARMTARGSRVVLVAPPFIPYAPAWQAGGVVLEHLEVVQAEPRAALWAFEQCLRSGACAAVLGWPQTGDARALRRLQVAADSGNCCAFALRDRRHAVNASPAALRLEFLPERDAWQVRKCRGGQVPSQPLRLAH, from the coding sequence ATGAGCGAGCCGGTACAGTTGCGACAGCACGGCAATGCAGCAGTGGCCATGCCGCTGGACGCCCTGCTGGCCGCGCGCACGGTCTGGCGTGCAGGCCAGGGCAGGGCCACCGTCAATGGCGGCGAATCCACCGGGCATGCGGCATTGGATGCGCTGCTGCCCGATGGCGGCTGGCCGCGGCGCGCACTCACCGAGCTGTTGCTGCCTGCGCATGGCATCGGCGAGATCGCCTTGTTGCTGCCAACGCTGGCACGCATGACCGCCAGGGGCAGCCGGGTGGTGTTGGTGGCGCCGCCGTTCATTCCCTACGCGCCGGCCTGGCAGGCAGGCGGGGTGGTGCTCGAGCATCTGGAAGTGGTGCAGGCCGAGCCGCGCGCAGCGTTATGGGCGTTCGAACAATGCCTGCGCAGCGGCGCATGCGCCGCGGTGCTGGGCTGGCCGCAGACCGGCGATGCGCGTGCGCTGCGCCGCTTGCAGGTGGCGGCCGATAGCGGCAACTGCTGCGCCTTCGCACTGCGCGATCGCCGCCATGCGGTGAATGCATCGCCAGCGGCGTTGCGGCTGGAATTCCTGCCCGAGCGCGATGCCTGGCAAGTGCGCAAATGCCGCGGCGGGCAGGTGCCGTCGCAGCCGTTGCGGCTGGCGCATTGA
- a CDS encoding Y-family DNA polymerase has product MLWACVLLPQLALDAVLRRLEEPQAPLVLVEGPAQLRSLHSVNAAAGAAGLKAGMRLSAAHALMTQVRTIDYDAQHEARTQRFLAAWAYRHSSLVSQQWSRAIVLEAGASFRLFGPWPRFERRLRDELQALGFQHRLALAPTPRAARVLAGLRDGMVVTQLPALHSTLDNVPVRRAALPDDAGARLQHMGVRTLAAVRALPRDGLRRRFGAGLLDHLDRLYGQVDDPLECYAPPDHFDHRVELGYEVETHPALLFPLRRLMGDLCTYLSIRDGGVQRFLLRLEHEEGATDVEIGLLTPERAPTLLLELARNRLERVEIPRPVVAMRLLARQLPPFVPAMRDLFDQRAQQTVEWPQLRERLRARLGDDAVYRVLPADDPRPERAWRRAIGDAVREAAAPPRPPRPTWLLPQPVPLHDPHLRIVSGPERLESGWWDDDEARRDYYVVETARGRRGWAFAAPGRLDGWMLHGWFA; this is encoded by the coding sequence ATGTTGTGGGCCTGCGTATTGCTGCCGCAGCTGGCGCTGGACGCTGTCCTTCGGCGTCTGGAAGAGCCGCAGGCGCCGCTGGTGCTGGTGGAGGGTCCGGCGCAGTTACGCAGCCTGCATTCGGTCAATGCCGCGGCTGGCGCGGCCGGGTTAAAGGCCGGCATGCGGCTGTCGGCGGCGCATGCGTTGATGACGCAGGTGCGCACCATCGATTACGACGCGCAGCACGAAGCGCGCACGCAGCGGTTTCTTGCGGCCTGGGCGTATCGGCATAGTTCGCTGGTCAGCCAGCAGTGGTCGCGCGCCATCGTGCTGGAAGCCGGTGCCAGCTTTCGCTTGTTCGGCCCTTGGCCACGCTTCGAGCGCCGCCTGCGCGATGAGCTGCAGGCCTTGGGTTTCCAGCACCGGCTTGCGCTGGCACCCACGCCGCGTGCTGCGCGCGTGCTGGCTGGCCTGCGCGATGGCATGGTGGTCACACAGTTGCCGGCGCTGCACAGCACGCTCGACAACGTGCCGGTGCGTCGCGCCGCATTGCCCGACGATGCCGGCGCGCGCCTGCAACACATGGGTGTGCGCACGCTGGCAGCGGTGCGCGCCCTGCCGCGTGACGGGTTGCGCCGGCGCTTCGGTGCGGGCCTGCTCGATCATCTGGATCGCCTCTACGGGCAGGTCGACGACCCACTGGAGTGCTACGCGCCGCCAGACCATTTCGACCACCGCGTGGAGCTGGGCTATGAGGTGGAAACGCATCCGGCGCTGCTGTTTCCGTTGCGCCGGCTGATGGGTGACTTATGTACGTATCTGTCCATTCGCGATGGTGGCGTACAGCGGTTTTTACTGCGCCTGGAACACGAAGAAGGCGCAACCGATGTGGAGATCGGCCTGCTGACGCCGGAACGTGCGCCCACGTTGCTATTGGAGCTGGCGCGCAATCGGCTGGAGCGGGTGGAGATCCCACGGCCGGTGGTGGCGATGCGCCTGCTGGCACGGCAACTGCCACCGTTCGTACCGGCCATGCGCGACCTGTTCGATCAACGCGCACAACAAACGGTGGAGTGGCCGCAACTGCGCGAGCGCCTGCGTGCGCGGCTTGGCGATGACGCGGTGTATCGCGTCCTGCCGGCCGACGACCCGCGCCCGGAACGCGCCTGGCGTCGCGCCATCGGCGATGCGGTGCGCGAAGCCGCCGCGCCGCCACGTCCGCCGCGCCCCACTTGGCTGTTGCCGCAGCCGGTGCCCCTGCACGACCCACACCTGCGCATCGTGTCCGGCCCGGAACGGCTGGAAAGCGGCTGGTGGGACGATGACGAGGCGCGTCGCGACTACTACGTGGTGGAGACCGCGCGCGGCCGCCGCGGCTGGGCCTTTGCCGCGCCTGGCCGATTGGATGGCTGGATGCTGCATGGGTGGTTTGCGTGA